The following proteins are encoded in a genomic region of Alnus glutinosa chromosome 8, dhAlnGlut1.1, whole genome shotgun sequence:
- the LOC133875804 gene encoding pentatricopeptide repeat-containing protein At3g14580, mitochondrial: MIRRSIITYINKKAHHAVFHYISTDSSSSMIPSSPLPPQDSLTLNRLNHKDWLAPNEVLKIIKALKDPSSVITLLDRYAKRKDYKPNEVLYTLVINKFVQANMFDAVEDVMQRIRAQEHSCQLSDEFFYNVIKIYGNVAGRISKAIDTLFDMPKYNCWPTVKTFNFVLNLLVSAKLFEVVHEVYMGAPKLGIEVDACCLNILIKGLCECGKLEAAFHVLDEFPKQKCKPNVRTFSTLMHALCERGKVDEAFGLFERMEKEGIFPDTITFNILIAGLRKEGRVEEGKELLERMKHKGCYPNSGSYQEVLYGLLYSEKFVEAKEFTGGMISEGLSPSFVSYKLMVRGLCKKNLLGDVDWVLKQMVRQGFIPKRGMWKRILRSMFPGKNRCSSSISYEEIVGN; encoded by the coding sequence ATGATTCGACGTTCTATTATAACCTACATTAATAAAAAAGCTCACCATGCAGTCTTTCACTATATATCAAccgattcttcttcttctatgaTCCCTTCTTCTCCACTGCCGCCCCAAGATTCTCTTACCCTCAACAGACTCAACCACAAGGACTGGTTGGCCCCAAATGAGGTTTTGAAAATTATCAAAGCCCTCAAAGACCCTAGCTCAGTGATCACACTCCTGGACCGCTACGCAAAGCGTAAGGACTATAAACCCAATGAAGTTCTGTACACTTTGGTCATCAACAAGTTTGTTCAGGCCAACATGTTTGATGCCGTTGAAGATGTCATGCAAAGAATCAGAGCCCAAGAGCACTCTTGCCAGTTGTCTGATGAGTTCTTCTACAATGTTATCAAGATTTACGGCAATGTGGCCGGTCGTATAAGCAAAGCAATCGATACCCTTTTCGATATGCCAAAGTATAATTGCTGGCCTACGGTGAAAACCTTTAACTTTGTGCTGAACTTGCTTGTTTCAGCGAAACTGTTTGAGGTTGTCCATGAGGTATACATGGGTGCTCCTAAGTTGGGTATTGAGGTCGATGCTTGTTGTCTTAATATACTCATCAAGGGGTTGTGTGAATGTGGTAAATTGGAGGCTGCGTTTCACGTGCTCGATGAATTTCCTAAGCAAAAGTGTAAACCAAATGTGAGGACGTTCTCGACGCTAATGCATGCTTTGTGTGAGCGTGGGAAGGTTGATGAAGCATTTGGCTTGTTTGAAAGGATGGAAAAGGAGGGGATTTTTCCGGACACGATCACATTCAATATTTTGATTGCAGGGCTGAGGAAAGAAGGGAGAGTTGAAGAGGGGAAGGAGCTTCTGGAGAGAATGAAGCACAAAGGGTGTTATCCGAATTCAGGGTCTTATCAGGAGGTTTTGTACGGTTTACTTTATAGCGAGAAGTTTGTTGAGGCAAAGGAGTTTACGGGTGGGATGATCTCGGAGGGTTTAAGTCCAAGTTTTGTGTCTTACAAGTTAATGGTTCGTGGCCTATGCAAGAAAAATCTTTTGGGTGATGTGGATTGGGTTCTGAAGCAGATGGTGCGTCAAGGTTTTATCCCAAAGAGGGGGATGTGGAAGCGGATTCTACGAAGCATGTTTCCAGGAAAGAACAGATGTAGCAGCAGCATTTCTTATGAAGAGATTGTTGGGAATTAG